In one Streptomyces sp. NBC_01288 genomic region, the following are encoded:
- the mltG gene encoding endolytic transglycosylase MltG, with the protein MTEYGRGPGSEPWHPEDPLFGDVGWEGQQAQSGQQSSYGGQPQHYPEQPQQPQQYGDWGHGQQADYGQAQQQYPVYDEQGNPYYPDQQQYADQGQQQYVGQQQQYQQGGWDGTGAPGHVPYAADPVDPYGQQAAAYGEQQPDFYGTPDAFPPPEPPSRRRTEPEPEQTDWDPGPDQGEHAFFAGGGGDDDDEADDEPDGRRRGKGGKGKGKDKGGKERKRRNGCACLAVVMVFGGGLATVSYFGYQFYQDRFGTAPDYAGDGTGSVSVTIPKGAGGYTIGQELKKQGVVKSVDAFVAAQSQNPDGKKIQAGVFLLKKEMSAASAVKLMLDPKSQDNLIVAPGVRNAKVYAAIDKKLGLSEGTTKAVAKKDYKSLGLPSWANNNKDIKDPLEGFLYPGTYGAAKGMKPEAVLKQMVAQASDKYGAIDLEGKAKALNLDDPLQVITVASLVQAEGKTHEDFRKMAEVVYNRLKTTNTETNRYLQFDSTFNYLKGQSNIRISESEINSNKDPYNTYTQKGLPPGPIDNPGDEALAAALNPTHDGWIYFVATDGENKTEFAKTYAEFQALKEKFNASSGN; encoded by the coding sequence ATGACTGAGTATGGCCGGGGCCCAGGCTCCGAACCGTGGCATCCGGAGGACCCGTTGTTCGGGGACGTCGGATGGGAAGGACAGCAGGCCCAGTCGGGGCAGCAGTCCTCCTACGGCGGCCAGCCGCAGCACTATCCGGAACAGCCGCAGCAGCCGCAGCAGTACGGCGACTGGGGCCATGGCCAGCAGGCCGATTACGGTCAGGCGCAGCAGCAGTACCCGGTCTACGACGAACAGGGCAACCCGTACTACCCCGACCAGCAGCAGTACGCCGATCAGGGCCAACAGCAGTACGTCGGTCAGCAGCAGCAATATCAGCAGGGCGGCTGGGACGGCACCGGTGCGCCCGGGCATGTCCCGTACGCCGCGGACCCCGTCGACCCGTACGGGCAACAGGCCGCCGCCTATGGCGAACAGCAGCCCGATTTCTACGGCACGCCCGACGCGTTCCCGCCGCCGGAGCCGCCGAGCAGGCGACGCACCGAGCCGGAACCGGAGCAGACCGACTGGGACCCGGGCCCCGATCAGGGCGAACACGCGTTCTTCGCGGGCGGCGGCGGTGACGATGACGACGAGGCCGACGACGAGCCGGACGGGCGCCGGCGGGGCAAGGGCGGCAAAGGCAAAGGCAAGGACAAAGGCGGCAAGGAGAGAAAGCGCCGCAACGGCTGCGCCTGCCTCGCGGTCGTCATGGTGTTCGGCGGCGGCCTGGCCACGGTCAGCTACTTCGGCTACCAGTTCTACCAGGATCGTTTCGGCACGGCGCCCGACTACGCGGGCGACGGCACCGGATCGGTGAGCGTCACCATCCCCAAGGGGGCGGGTGGCTACACCATCGGCCAGGAGCTGAAGAAACAGGGCGTCGTGAAGAGCGTCGACGCGTTCGTCGCCGCCCAGTCGCAGAATCCCGACGGGAAGAAGATCCAGGCCGGCGTCTTTCTGCTGAAGAAGGAAATGTCCGCCGCGAGCGCTGTCAAGCTGATGCTCGACCCCAAGAGCCAGGACAACCTGATCGTCGCCCCGGGTGTGCGAAACGCCAAGGTCTACGCGGCGATCGACAAGAAACTCGGGCTTTCCGAAGGCACCACCAAGGCCGTCGCCAAGAAGGATTACAAGTCGCTCGGACTCCCCAGCTGGGCGAACAACAACAAGGACATCAAGGACCCGCTGGAGGGCTTCCTCTACCCCGGCACGTACGGCGCCGCAAAGGGTATGAAACCCGAAGCGGTCCTCAAGCAGATGGTCGCCCAGGCCAGCGACAAATACGGCGCGATCGACCTCGAAGGGAAGGCGAAAGCGCTCAATCTGGACGACCCGTTGCAGGTCATCACGGTCGCGAGCCTCGTCCAGGCCGAGGGCAAGACGCACGAGGACTTCCGCAAGATGGCCGAAGTCGTCTACAACCGTCTCAAGACCACGAACACCGAGACGAACCGTTACCTGCAATTCGACTCGACCTTCAATTACCTGAAGGGTCAGAGTAACATCCGCATCAGCGAGTCCGAGATCAACAGCAACAAGGACCCGTACAACACCTACACCCAAAAGGGCCTGCCGCCCGGTCCGATCGACAACCCCGGTGACGAGGCACTCGCCGCCGCGCTGAATCCGACCCACGACGGCTGGATCTACTTCGTGGCGACCGACGGCGAGAACAAGACCGAATTCGCCAAGACGTACGCCGAATTCCAGGCACTCAAGGAAAAGTTCAATGCCAGTTCGGGCAACTGA
- a CDS encoding ATP-binding protein, whose protein sequence is MRASHGGDATADGNLPLEPDRFVGRSAELTELARALDASRLVTVTGPGGVGKSRLAAHAAALSAPSDGVWRVELAAVRDPELVDFAVVEALGLTDHTARLPREALFSHLTDRQLLLMLDGFEHLVEVCAELVAELLGRVPGLRVLAVGRRPLELAGERVVAVAPLGEDEAVELFADRAAQQGVALGEDDPDVRELCRRLDGIPLAVELAAGRLRALSPGELLARFDDRFRLLAGGRRDALPRHQTLRTAIGWSHELCTPEERLLWARLSVFAGRFDLEAAEYVCGGDGLHSDDVLDVLSELLAQSVVVREETATGVRYRMLDTIRAYGADWLEATGDAARLRRRHRDWYLGLATWCELDWFSPRQGEVAARVEAELPNLRGALEYCLTEPDETHLGQYLAGSLWFYWAGCGRLAEGRHWLEQAVQLDAEDTANDQSRLKALWVLGYVAILQGDTVPALAALQECREEADEAANPTAVAYAEHRTGCLALVTDDMPRAETLLRSALDRYQQIGELNSNVLMGQVELAMTRAFQGDLADAVKLCEDVRRVCEDHGERWTRAYALYVLAYVAWSDGQLPLARDLLADCLGSAHGFRDLLGSVLAVELLALVTVAEGDAAEAALLQGAAGGMWPSVGLPLFGSAYYNAPHELCEAMARERLGDERYAECAREGALLGREAAVARALGQERSLDAVPVPRGPVRPATVSVDMRKPAASPTRKGGETAG, encoded by the coding sequence ATGCGAGCTTCCCATGGCGGCGACGCCACCGCGGACGGCAATCTGCCCCTCGAACCCGACCGGTTCGTGGGCCGCTCGGCCGAACTCACCGAGCTGGCCCGGGCACTCGACGCCTCGCGCCTGGTCACGGTGACCGGTCCCGGCGGGGTCGGCAAGTCCCGGCTCGCGGCCCACGCGGCGGCCCTCTCCGCGCCCTCGGACGGGGTGTGGCGGGTGGAGCTGGCTGCGGTGCGCGACCCGGAACTCGTGGACTTCGCGGTCGTAGAGGCGCTGGGGCTGACGGATCACACCGCGCGGTTGCCGCGTGAGGCGCTGTTCTCACATCTGACGGATCGTCAACTTCTGTTGATGCTGGACGGGTTCGAGCATCTGGTGGAGGTGTGTGCCGAGCTGGTGGCCGAGTTGCTGGGGCGGGTGCCGGGGCTGCGGGTGCTCGCGGTGGGGCGGCGGCCGTTGGAGCTGGCGGGTGAACGGGTGGTCGCGGTCGCGCCGTTGGGCGAGGACGAGGCGGTGGAGCTGTTCGCCGACCGGGCCGCGCAGCAAGGGGTCGCCCTCGGCGAAGACGATCCGGACGTACGGGAGTTGTGCCGACGGCTCGACGGGATCCCCCTCGCCGTCGAGCTGGCGGCGGGGCGGTTGCGGGCGTTGTCGCCCGGGGAGTTGCTGGCGCGGTTCGACGACCGGTTCCGGCTGCTGGCCGGCGGGCGCAGGGACGCGTTACCTCGGCACCAGACGCTGCGGACGGCGATCGGCTGGAGCCATGAACTGTGCACGCCCGAGGAGCGGTTGCTGTGGGCGCGGCTGTCGGTGTTCGCCGGGCGCTTTGATCTGGAGGCAGCCGAGTACGTGTGCGGCGGCGACGGACTGCATTCGGACGACGTCCTCGACGTGCTGTCGGAGCTGCTCGCGCAGTCCGTGGTGGTTCGTGAGGAGACGGCGACGGGCGTGCGCTACCGGATGCTCGACACGATCCGGGCCTACGGCGCCGACTGGCTGGAGGCGACGGGTGACGCGGCCCGGCTGCGGCGCAGACACCGCGACTGGTACCTGGGCCTGGCCACCTGGTGCGAGCTGGACTGGTTCTCGCCGCGCCAGGGTGAGGTCGCCGCGCGGGTCGAGGCGGAGTTGCCGAATCTGCGCGGCGCCCTGGAGTACTGCCTGACCGAGCCGGACGAGACGCACCTGGGCCAGTACCTCGCGGGCTCCCTGTGGTTCTACTGGGCGGGCTGCGGGCGCCTCGCGGAAGGCCGGCACTGGCTGGAGCAGGCCGTGCAACTGGACGCCGAGGACACGGCGAACGACCAGTCCCGCCTGAAGGCCCTCTGGGTGCTCGGCTACGTCGCGATCCTCCAGGGCGACACCGTGCCCGCGCTGGCCGCGCTCCAGGAGTGCCGCGAGGAGGCGGACGAGGCCGCGAACCCCACGGCGGTCGCGTACGCCGAACACCGCACCGGCTGCCTGGCGTTGGTCACGGACGACATGCCGCGCGCGGAGACCCTGCTGCGCTCGGCGCTCGACCGCTATCAGCAGATCGGCGAGCTCAACAGCAACGTACTGATGGGCCAGGTCGAACTGGCGATGACCCGCGCGTTCCAGGGCGACCTGGCGGACGCGGTGAAGCTGTGCGAGGACGTCCGCCGCGTGTGCGAGGACCACGGTGAGCGCTGGACCCGGGCGTACGCGCTGTACGTCCTGGCCTACGTCGCCTGGAGCGACGGCCAACTCCCGCTTGCGCGCGACCTGTTGGCGGACTGCCTGGGCAGCGCCCACGGCTTCCGCGATCTGCTCGGCTCGGTCCTCGCGGTCGAATTGCTGGCTCTCGTCACGGTGGCGGAGGGCGATGCCGCCGAGGCCGCACTGTTGCAGGGCGCGGCGGGCGGGATGTGGCCGTCGGTGGGGCTGCCGCTGTTCGGTTCGGCGTACTACAACGCGCCGCACGAGCTGTGCGAGGCGATGGCCCGCGAGCGCCTCGGCGACGAGCGGTACGCGGAGTGCGCACGGGAAGGGGCGCTACTGGGCCGGGAGGCGGCCGTGGCGCGGGCGTTGGGGCAGGAGCGGTCGCTCGACGCGGTGCCGGTGCCGCGCGGGCCTGTGCGGCCCGCGACGGTGAGCGTGGACATGCGAAAGCCCGCCGCCTCGCCCACCCGGAAGGGCGGGGAGACGGCGGGCTGA
- the alaS gene encoding alanine--tRNA ligase — MESAEIRRRWLSFYEERGHTVVPSASLIADDPTLLLVPAGMVPFKPYFLGEVKPPWPRATSVQKCVRTPDIEEVGKTTRHGTFFQMCGNFSFGDYFKEGAITYAWELLTSPQDKGGYGLDPERLWITVYLDDDEAETIWREKIGVPAERIQRLGKKDNYWSMGVPGPCGPCSEINYDRGPEFGVEGGPAVNDERYVEIWNLVFMQYERGEGIGKEDFEILGELPSKNIDTGLGLERLAMILQGVQNMYEIDTSMAVIKKATELTGVEYGDSHESDVSLRVVTDHMRTSVMLIGDGVSPGNEGRGYVLRRIMRRAIRNMRLLGATGLVVKDLIDTVIAMMGRQYPELVTDRQRIETVALAEEAAFVKTLKAGTNILDTAIADTKQSGGKVLAGDKAFLLHDTWGFPIDLTLEMAAEQGLSVDEDGFRRLMKQQRDQAKADAQAKKTGHAGVGAYREIADKAGETDFIGYSDTQGESTIVGILVDGVSSPAATEGDEVEIVLDRTPFYAEGGGQIGDTGRIKVESGAVIEIRDCQKPVPGVYVHKGVVQYGEVTVGAKAEAAIDIRRRTAIARAHSATHLTHQALRDALGPTAAQAGSENQPGRFRFDFGSPSAVPTAVMTDVEQKINEVLARDLDVHAEILSLDEAKKQGAIAEFGEKYGERVRVVTIGDFSKELCGGTHVHNTSQLGLVKLLGESSIGSGVRRIEALVGVDAYNFLAREHTVVAQLQELIKGRPEELPEKVSAMLGKLKDAEKEIEKFRAEKVLQAAGGLVESAKDVHGVALVTGQVPDGTSADDLRKLVLDVRGRIQGGRAAVVALFTVNNGKPLTVIATNEAARERGLKAGDLVRAAAKTLGGGGGGKPDVAQGGGQNPAAVGEAVDAVERLVADTAK, encoded by the coding sequence ATGGAGTCGGCTGAAATCCGCCGCCGCTGGCTGAGCTTCTACGAGGAGCGCGGCCACACCGTCGTCCCCTCGGCGTCGCTCATCGCGGACGACCCGACTCTGCTCCTGGTCCCCGCCGGCATGGTCCCCTTCAAGCCGTACTTCCTCGGCGAGGTCAAGCCGCCGTGGCCGCGCGCCACCAGCGTGCAGAAGTGCGTGCGCACGCCCGACATCGAAGAGGTCGGCAAGACCACCAGGCACGGCACCTTCTTCCAGATGTGCGGCAACTTCTCCTTCGGCGACTACTTCAAGGAAGGCGCCATCACCTACGCCTGGGAGCTGCTCACCTCGCCCCAGGACAAGGGTGGTTACGGCCTCGACCCCGAGCGCCTGTGGATCACGGTCTATCTTGACGACGACGAGGCCGAGACCATCTGGCGCGAGAAGATCGGCGTCCCGGCCGAGCGCATCCAGCGCCTGGGCAAGAAGGACAACTACTGGTCGATGGGTGTCCCCGGACCCTGCGGCCCGTGCTCCGAGATCAACTACGACCGCGGCCCCGAGTTCGGCGTCGAGGGCGGCCCGGCCGTCAACGACGAGCGGTACGTGGAGATCTGGAACCTCGTCTTCATGCAGTACGAGCGCGGCGAGGGCATCGGCAAGGAGGACTTCGAGATCCTCGGCGAGCTGCCCAGCAAGAACATCGACACGGGCCTCGGCCTGGAGCGCCTCGCGATGATCCTGCAGGGCGTGCAGAACATGTACGAGATCGACACCTCCATGGCCGTCATCAAGAAGGCCACCGAGCTGACCGGCGTCGAGTACGGCGACTCGCACGAGTCCGACGTCTCCCTGCGCGTGGTCACCGACCACATGCGCACCTCCGTGATGCTCATCGGCGACGGCGTGAGTCCCGGCAACGAGGGCCGCGGTTACGTCCTGCGCCGCATCATGCGCCGCGCCATCCGCAACATGCGGCTGCTCGGTGCCACGGGTCTGGTCGTCAAGGACCTCATCGACACGGTCATCGCGATGATGGGCCGGCAGTACCCCGAGCTCGTCACCGACCGCCAGCGCATCGAGACCGTGGCCCTCGCCGAGGAGGCCGCCTTCGTCAAGACGCTGAAGGCCGGCACCAACATCCTCGACACGGCCATCGCCGACACCAAGCAGTCGGGCGGCAAGGTCCTCGCCGGCGACAAGGCGTTCCTGCTCCACGACACCTGGGGCTTCCCGATCGACCTCACCCTCGAAATGGCCGCCGAACAGGGCCTTTCCGTGGACGAGGACGGCTTCCGGCGCCTGATGAAGCAGCAGCGCGACCAGGCCAAGGCCGACGCGCAGGCCAAGAAGACCGGCCACGCGGGCGTCGGTGCCTACCGCGAGATCGCCGACAAGGCCGGCGAGACCGACTTCATCGGCTACTCGGACACCCAGGGCGAGTCCACCATCGTCGGCATCCTCGTCGACGGCGTCTCCTCCCCGGCCGCGACCGAGGGCGACGAGGTCGAGATCGTCCTCGACCGCACCCCCTTCTACGCCGAGGGCGGCGGCCAGATCGGCGACACCGGCCGCATCAAGGTCGAGTCCGGTGCCGTGATCGAGATCCGCGACTGCCAGAAGCCGGTGCCCGGGGTCTACGTCCACAAGGGCGTCGTCCAGTACGGCGAGGTCACCGTCGGCGCCAAGGCCGAGGCCGCGATCGACATCCGCCGCCGTACCGCCATCGCCCGCGCCCACTCGGCCACCCACCTCACCCACCAGGCGCTGCGTGACGCGCTGGGTCCGACGGCCGCGCAGGCCGGTTCCGAGAACCAGCCGGGCCGTTTCCGCTTCGACTTCGGATCGCCGTCCGCGGTTCCCACGGCCGTGATGACCGACGTCGAGCAGAAGATCAACGAGGTGCTCGCCCGCGACCTGGACGTGCACGCCGAGATCCTCAGCCTCGACGAGGCCAAGAAGCAGGGCGCCATCGCCGAGTTCGGCGAGAAGTACGGCGAGCGGGTCCGCGTCGTGACCATCGGCGACTTCTCCAAGGAGCTGTGTGGCGGCACCCACGTCCACAACACCTCGCAGCTCGGCCTGGTGAAGCTGCTCGGCGAGTCGTCGATCGGCTCCGGGGTCCGCCGTATCGAAGCGCTCGTCGGTGTCGACGCCTACAACTTCCTCGCCCGTGAGCACACGGTCGTCGCCCAGCTCCAGGAGCTGATCAAGGGGCGCCCGGAGGAGCTTCCGGAGAAGGTCTCCGCCATGCTCGGCAAGCTGAAGGACGCCGAGAAGGAGATCGAGAAGTTCCGCGCCGAGAAGGTGCTGCAAGCCGCGGGCGGTCTCGTCGAGTCCGCCAAGGACGTGCACGGTGTCGCGCTGGTCACCGGCCAGGTGCCGGACGGCACGAGCGCCGACGACCTGCGCAAGCTGGTCCTCGACGTGCGCGGCCGCATCCAGGGTGGACGCGCTGCCGTAGTAGCCCTCTTCACGGTCAACAACGGCAAGCCGCTGACGGTCATCGCCACCAACGAAGCCGCCCGCGAGCGCGGTCTCAAGGCCGGCGACCTGGTCCGCGCGGCCGCCAAGACCCTCGGCGGCGGCGGTGGCGGCAAGCCGGACGTGGCCCAGGGCGGCGGCCAGAACCCGGCCGCCGTCGGCGAGGCCGTGGACGCCGTCGAACGCCTCGTCGCCGACACGGCCAAGTAA
- a CDS encoding shikimate dehydrogenase: MPVRATDARRAAVLGSPIAHSLSPVLHRAAYGELGLDGWSYDRFDVDEAALPGFFKELGPEWAGLSLTMPLKRAVIPLLDEISETAASVDAVNTVVVTEDGRRLGDNTDIPGMVAALREHGIEQVDSAAILGAGATASSALAALARVCTGEVVAYVRSEARAAEMRQWGKRLDVEVRTADWSDAAEGLRAPLVFATTPAGTTDALSSAVPERPATLFDVLYDPWPTDLAARWSGYGGAVVSGLDLLVHQAVLQVEQMTGCRPAPVDAMRRAGERALAGR, translated from the coding sequence ATGCCAGTTCGGGCAACTGACGCCCGCCGCGCCGCCGTGCTCGGTTCTCCCATCGCCCACTCCCTCTCCCCGGTGCTGCATCGCGCGGCATACGGGGAGCTGGGGCTGGACGGCTGGTCCTACGACCGCTTCGACGTGGACGAGGCGGCCCTGCCGGGGTTCTTCAAGGAGCTCGGCCCGGAGTGGGCGGGCCTGTCGCTGACCATGCCGCTCAAGCGGGCGGTGATACCGCTGCTCGACGAGATCAGCGAGACGGCGGCGTCGGTGGACGCGGTGAACACGGTCGTCGTCACGGAGGACGGCCGACGCCTGGGCGACAACACCGACATCCCAGGCATGGTCGCCGCCCTGCGCGAACACGGCATCGAACAGGTCGACTCCGCCGCGATCCTCGGCGCCGGCGCCACCGCCTCCTCCGCCCTCGCCGCCCTCGCCCGCGTCTGCACGGGCGAGGTCGTCGCATACGTCCGCAGCGAGGCGCGCGCGGCGGAGATGCGGCAGTGGGGGAAGCGGCTGGACGTAGAGGTACGCACAGCCGACTGGTCCGACGCGGCGGAAGGCCTGCGCGCCCCCCTGGTCTTCGCCACCACCCCGGCCGGCACGACAGACGCGCTCTCCTCCGCGGTGCCGGAACGCCCCGCCACCCTCTTCGACGTCCTCTACGACCCCTGGCCCACGGACCTCGCGGCCCGCTGGTCCGGCTACGGCGGCGCGGTTGTGAGCGGGCTCGATCTGCTGGTGCACCAGGCGGTACTTCAGGTGGAACAGATGACGGGGTGCCGGCCGGCGCCGGTGGACGCGATGCGGAGGGCGGGGGAGAGGGCGTTGGCGGGGCGGTGA
- the aroC gene encoding chorismate synthase, with protein sequence MSRLRWLTAGESHGPALVATLEGLPAGVPITTDMVADHLARRRLGYGRGARMKFERDEVTFLGGVRHGLTLGSPVAIMVGNTEWPKWEQVMAADPVDPEILAGLARNAPLTRPRPGHADLAGMQKYGFDEARPILERASARETAARVALGAVARSYIKETAGIEIVSHVVELASAKAPQGVLPTPADVEKLDADPVRCLDADASKAMVAEIDQAHKDGDTLGGVVEILAYGVPVGLGSHVHWDRKLDARLAGALMGIQAIKGVEIGDGFELARVPGSQAHDEIVNTDEGIRRVSGRSGGTEGGLSTGELLRVRAAMKPIATVPRALQTVDVVTGEATQAHHQRSDVSAVPAAGIVAEAMVALVLADAVAEKFGGDSVPETRRNVRSYLENLVIR encoded by the coding sequence TTGAGCAGGTTGCGCTGGCTGACCGCGGGGGAGTCCCACGGTCCCGCACTCGTGGCGACGCTGGAGGGTCTTCCCGCCGGTGTGCCGATCACCACGGACATGGTGGCGGACCACCTGGCCCGGCGCCGGCTCGGTTATGGACGCGGCGCGCGCATGAAGTTCGAGCGCGACGAGGTCACCTTCCTCGGCGGTGTGCGGCACGGTCTGACCCTCGGTTCGCCGGTCGCCATCATGGTGGGCAACACCGAGTGGCCCAAGTGGGAGCAGGTCATGGCGGCCGACCCGGTCGACCCCGAGATTCTGGCGGGGCTCGCCCGCAATGCGCCGCTTACCCGGCCGCGCCCCGGCCACGCCGACCTCGCCGGTATGCAGAAGTACGGCTTCGACGAGGCCCGGCCGATCCTGGAGCGTGCCTCCGCGCGGGAGACCGCGGCCCGTGTCGCGCTGGGCGCCGTCGCCCGCTCGTACATCAAGGAGACGGCCGGGATCGAGATCGTCTCGCACGTCGTCGAGCTGGCCTCCGCCAAGGCCCCGCAGGGTGTCCTGCCCACGCCCGCCGATGTCGAGAAGCTGGACGCCGACCCCGTGCGCTGCCTCGACGCCGACGCTTCAAAGGCGATGGTCGCCGAGATCGACCAGGCCCACAAGGACGGCGACACGCTCGGTGGGGTCGTCGAGATCCTTGCCTACGGCGTTCCCGTCGGGCTCGGTTCGCATGTGCACTGGGACCGCAAGCTGGACGCCCGTCTCGCCGGTGCCCTCATGGGCATCCAGGCGATCAAGGGTGTCGAGATCGGTGACGGTTTTGAACTGGCCCGGGTGCCCGGTTCGCAGGCGCACGACGAGATCGTGAACACTGATGAGGGTATTCGGCGGGTCTCCGGGCGCTCCGGTGGTACCGAGGGCGGGCTGTCCACGGGTGAACTGCTGCGCGTGCGTGCCGCGATGAAGCCGATCGCGACCGTGCCGCGCGCCCTGCAGACCGTCGACGTGGTCACCGGTGAGGCCACGCAGGCCCACCACCAGCGCTCCGACGTGTCCGCGGTTCCGGCCGCCGGCATCGTCGCCGAGGCAATGGTCGCGCTCGTCCTCGCGGACGCTGTCGCGGAGAAGTTCGGTGGCGACTCGGTGCCCGAGACCCGCCGTAACGTGCGCTCGTACCTTGAGAACCTGGTCATCCGGTGA
- the rpsD gene encoding 30S ribosomal protein S4 — translation MANQPRPKVKKSRALGIALTPKAVKYFEARPYPPGEHGRGRKQNSDYKVRLLEKQRLRAQYDVSERQLVRAYERAAKTQGKTGEALVIELERRLDALVLRSGIARTIYQARQMVVHGHIEVNGQKVDKPSFRVKPDDVVMVRERSRSKTLFEVSRAGGFAPDGETPRYLQVNLGALAFRLDREPNRKEIPVICDEQLVVEYYAR, via the coding sequence GTGGCGAATCAGCCCCGCCCCAAGGTCAAGAAGTCGCGTGCCCTCGGCATCGCGCTGACCCCGAAGGCCGTCAAGTACTTCGAGGCCCGTCCCTACCCGCCGGGTGAGCACGGTCGTGGCCGCAAGCAGAACTCGGACTACAAGGTCCGTCTGCTGGAGAAGCAGCGTCTGCGCGCGCAGTACGACGTGTCCGAGCGCCAGCTCGTCCGCGCCTACGAGCGTGCCGCCAAGACGCAGGGCAAGACCGGTGAGGCCCTGGTCATCGAGCTGGAGCGTCGTCTCGACGCCCTGGTTCTGCGTTCGGGCATCGCCCGCACGATCTACCAGGCCCGCCAGATGGTCGTCCACGGCCACATCGAGGTCAACGGCCAGAAGGTCGACAAGCCGTCCTTCCGCGTCAAGCCCGACGACGTCGTCATGGTCCGCGAGCGCAGCCGCAGCAAGACGCTGTTCGAGGTCTCCCGCGCCGGTGGCTTCGCCCCCGACGGTGAGACCCCGCGCTACCTCCAGGTGAACCTCGGCGCCCTGGCGTTCCGCCTGGACCGCGAGCCGAACCGCAAGGAGATCCCGGTGATCTGCGACGAGCAGCTCGTCGTCGAGTACTACGCCCGCTGA
- the ruvX gene encoding Holliday junction resolvase RuvX produces the protein MRRGRRLAIDVGDARIGVASCDPDGILATPVETVPGRDIPAAHRRLKQLAEEYEPIEVVVGLPRSLKGGEGPAAVKVRAFAQELAKGIAPVPVRLLDERMTTVTASQGLRASGVKSKKGRSVIDQAAAVIILQQALESERVSGKPPGEGVEVVI, from the coding sequence ATGCGAAGAGGACGTCGACTCGCGATCGACGTCGGGGACGCCCGGATCGGGGTCGCCTCGTGCGACCCCGACGGGATCCTCGCCACTCCCGTCGAGACGGTCCCCGGCCGCGACATCCCGGCGGCGCACCGCCGGCTGAAGCAACTCGCCGAGGAGTACGAACCGATCGAAGTCGTCGTCGGTCTCCCGCGCTCCCTCAAGGGCGGCGAGGGACCGGCCGCGGTGAAGGTCCGGGCCTTCGCCCAGGAACTCGCGAAGGGCATCGCTCCGGTACCGGTCAGACTGTTGGACGAACGGATGACCACGGTGACGGCCAGTCAGGGACTGCGCGCCTCAGGGGTGAAGTCCAAGAAGGGCCGGTCGGTCATCGACCAGGCGGCCGCGGTCATCATCCTCCAGCAGGCGCTGGAATCCGAACGGGTGTCAGGTAAACCACCCGGCGAGGGCGTCGAAGTGGTCATCTGA
- a CDS encoding shikimate kinase, producing MGVGKSTVGQQLAERLGVAYRDTDDDIVTAEGRTIAEIFVDEGEPVFRAIEKRAVHQALAGHEGVLALGGGSILDEDTRAQLAGHRVVYLSMDVDEAVKRTGLNAARPLLTINPRKQWRELMEARRHLYAEVAQAVVPTDGRTPEDVTQAVLDALELKEA from the coding sequence ATGGGTGTCGGCAAGTCCACCGTCGGGCAGCAGCTCGCGGAGCGGCTGGGCGTCGCCTACCGGGACACCGACGACGACATCGTGACCGCCGAGGGCCGCACCATCGCCGAGATCTTCGTCGACGAGGGCGAGCCCGTCTTCCGCGCGATCGAGAAGCGCGCCGTGCACCAGGCACTCGCCGGGCACGAGGGTGTCCTCGCGCTCGGCGGCGGCTCGATCCTCGACGAGGACACGCGTGCGCAGCTCGCCGGACACCGGGTCGTCTACCTCTCGATGGACGTGGACGAGGCGGTCAAGCGCACCGGCCTCAACGCGGCCCGCCCGCTGCTCACGATCAACCCGCGCAAGCAGTGGCGCGAACTGATGGAAGCCAGGCGGCACTTGTACGCCGAGGTCGCGCAGGCCGTCGTACCCACGGATGGCCGCACCCCCGAGGACGTCACCCAAGCCGTCCTGGACGCACTGGAGTTGAAGGAAGCATGA
- a CDS encoding DUF948 domain-containing protein, with product MSGGEVAGILVAVFWAILVSFLAVALVRLAQTLKATTKLVADVTDQAVPLLADASAAVRSAQTQIDRVDAIASDVQEVTSNASALSTTVASTFGGPLVKVAAFGYGVRRALGGRREDVPAPSGASRRTVIVGRTVPAGRRGKRTRKKD from the coding sequence GTGTCCGGTGGAGAGGTGGCCGGGATCCTCGTGGCCGTCTTCTGGGCGATCCTGGTCTCGTTCCTCGCCGTCGCACTGGTGAGGCTGGCCCAGACGCTCAAGGCGACCACCAAGCTGGTCGCGGACGTGACCGACCAGGCCGTGCCGCTGCTGGCCGACGCCTCCGCGGCGGTGCGCTCCGCGCAGACCCAGATCGACCGGGTCGACGCGATCGCCTCCGACGTCCAGGAAGTCACCTCGAACGCCTCCGCACTGTCCACCACCGTCGCCTCCACCTTCGGCGGGCCCCTCGTGAAGGTCGCGGCCTTCGGCTACGGCGTCCGCCGGGCCCTGGGCGGCCGCCGCGAGGACGTGCCCGCGCCGTCCGGGGCGTCCCGTCGTACGGTGATCGTGGGCCGTACCGTCCCGGCCGGACGGCGGGGCAAGCGCACCCGGAAGAAGGACTGA